The proteins below are encoded in one region of Juglans microcarpa x Juglans regia isolate MS1-56 chromosome 4D, Jm3101_v1.0, whole genome shotgun sequence:
- the LOC121259436 gene encoding uncharacterized protein LOC121259436 — translation MAHMEKVKIVTVTLILFAAFMVLPPKTECMLRPPPLRPPQLAPRPLCASQFSLANYACALLPLNPLPPSPPSLSVSAVNVAADDDDDDNDDDDHDHDHDNEEHHHTHRHRRSHGGHQRRHKQHHHSQTVDNCCRWASQVDSQCVCELLFLLPGFANFLMRPLHDYTLRISDSCNVTYTCGGTRIRA, via the coding sequence ATGGCTCATATGGAGAAAGTCAAGATTGTTACTGTTACATTGATACTGTTTGCAGCGTTCATGGTGCTCCCGCCAAAGACGGAGTGCATGCTAAGGCCGCCACCACTGAGGCCACCACAACTGGCTCCCCGTCCTCTTTGTGCGTCACAATTTTCACTTGCAAACTATGCTTGTGCACTACTTCCCTTGAACCCATTACCACCCTCTCCTCCTTCCCTCAGCGTTAGTGCTGTTAATGTTGCTGCggatgacgacgacgacgacaatgatgatgatgaccaTGACCATGATCATGATAACGAAGAGCACCATCACACCCACAGGCATAGGCGAAGTCATGGCGGGCACCAGCGTAGGCATAAGCAACACCATCATTCACAAACCGTGGACAATTGTTGTCGGTGGGCAAGTCAGGTGGACAGCCAATGTGTTTGCGAGCTGCTATTTCTCTTGCCCGGTTTTGCAAACTTCCTCATGAGGCCTTTGCACGATTACACCCTGCGTATTAGTGACTCTTGCAACGTTACATACACGTGCGGTGGGACAAGAATAAGAGCTTGA